One window of the Zygotorulaspora mrakii chromosome 6, complete sequence genome contains the following:
- the TAF9 gene encoding chromatin modification protein (similar to Saccharomyces cerevisiae TAF9 (YMR236W); ancestral locus Anc_8.771), which translates to MPSSQANGYGHAGSGNGSTSGNGVSGGSGAPGETASQDNIPRDVRLLHLLLASQSIHQYEDQVPLQLMDFAYRYTRGVLKDAVVYNDYADNTGGLAVEDVRLAIAARTQYEFKPTAPKELLLQLAAERNKKSLPQVMGMWGVRLPPEKYCLTAKEWDLNDDKTT; encoded by the coding sequence ATGCCAAGTTCGCAAGCGAACGGTTATGGGCATGCCGGCAGTGGCAATGGCAGCACAAGTGGGAATGGTGTGTCGGGAGGATCAGGAGCGCCGGGCGAGACGGCATCGCAGGATAACATTCCTCGGGACGTCAGACTTCTGCATCTTCTGCTGGCGTCGCAGTCAATCCACCAGTACGAGGACCAGGTGCCGCTCCAACTCATGGATTTCGCCTACAGGTACACGCGGGGCGTGCTGAAGGATGCGGTGGTTTACAATGACTATGCTGACAATACCGGCGGTCTCGCCGTGGAGGACGTACGGCTTGCGATCGCGGCGCGTACGCAGTACGAGTTCAAACCAACAGCTCCGAAAGAGCTGCTTCTGCAGCTAGCGGCAGAGAGAAATAAGAAATCGCTTCCGCAGGTCATGGGCATGTGGGGTGTAAGACTGCCACCAGAGAAGTATTGTCTCACAGCCAAGGAGTGGGACCTTAATGACGACAAAACCACCTGA
- the MBF1 gene encoding multiprotein-bridging factor 1 (similar to Saccharomyces cerevisiae MBF1 (YOR298C- A); ancestral locus Anc_8.770), with protein sequence MSDDWESSTVIGQRVRTGGGGGPRANVARSQGQINAARRQGLVLSVDKKYGTTNTKADSEGQRLTKVDRETDIVKPKKLDPEVGKAISRVRTEKKLSQKDLATRINEKPTVINDYEAARAIPNQQVLGKLERALGVKLRGKAIGEPLGGPKKK encoded by the coding sequence ATGTCGGACGATTGGGAATCTTCAACGGTTATTGGGCAAAGAGTGAGAACTGGAGGTGGTGGCGGACCTAGAGCCAATGTTGCGAGATCGCAGGGCCAAATCAACGCAGCAAGAAGACAGGGGTTGGTGCTTTCTGTGGACAAGAAATATGGTACTACGAACACCAAGGCTGACAGTGAAGGCCAGCGGCTGACCAAGGTGGACCGGGAAACGGATATCGTCAAGCCAAAGAAACTTGACCCCGAAGTCGGTAAAGCCATCTCGCGCGTTCGTACAGAGAAGAAGCTATCCCAGAAGGACCTAGCTACCAGGATCAACGAAAAGCCCACCGTTATTAACGATTACGAGGCAGCCAGAGCGATTCCTAATCAGCAGGTTTTGGGTAAATTGGAAAGAGCTCTTGGTGTCAAACTGAGAGGCAAGGCCATTGGCGAGCCGTTGGGTGGCCCCAAAAAGAAGTAA
- the RNA1 gene encoding GTPase-activating protein RNA1 (similar to Saccharomyces cerevisiae RNA1 (YMR235C); ancestral locus Anc_8.769), with protein sequence MSALHFQPQHEPSQVYSIAGKALKLTSAEDIEPVIDELSKLSKCTKIDLSGNTIGVGASKALADFISKHDSVKDYVQEINFADLYTSRLVDEVVESLNSLLPALLSCNQLEILNLSDNAFGLRTIDILEKFISNAVHLKHLILSNNGMGPFAGERIGKALFHLSQNKLKSKEPMLETFICGRNRLENGSALYLALGLKSHGDGLKNVRLYQNGIRPKGVSTLIQYGLRFNKNLKVLDFQDNTFTKTASSFLAKNLPIWKLSLIELNLNDCLLKKDGCDEVFKVFQNDKFVNLEILKLEYNEMVQETVESSLLPALENGNLPNLKILEVNGNRLEEDSEALDTLQGLFTELELDDLEELDSEDEDEDEDEEEEDEAEKFEEIETEVLEKNLLELSINDLADNLSKTHI encoded by the coding sequence ATGTCGGCCCTACATTTCCAACCACAGCATGAGCCCTCTCAAGTATACTCTATTGCGGGAAAGGCTTTGAAATTGACTTCGGCAGAAGATATCGAACCGGTTATCGATGAACTATCCAAGCTATCAAAATGCACCAAGATTGATCTTTCTGGTAACACTATTGGTGTCGGAGCCTCGAAAGCACTCGCCGACTTCATTTCGAAACATGACTCAGTGAAAGATTATGTTCAAGAGATCAACTTTGCCGATTTGTATACGTCGAGACTGGTTGATGAAGTCGTGGAGTCACTGAACAGTTTATTGCCAGCTCTTTTGAGTTGTAATCAATTAGAGATTCTGAATTTAAGTGATAATGCTTTTGGTTTGAGAACTATTGATATCTTGGAGAAATTTATCTCTAACGCTGTTCATTTGAAgcatttgattttgagtAACAATGGTATGGGTCCATTCGCCGGTGAAAGAATCGGTAAGGCATTGTTCCACTTGTCACAGAACAAACTAAAATCGAAGGAGCCAATGTTGGAGACATTCATCTGCGGCAGGAATAGATTGGAAAATGGATCTGCATTATACCTTGCGTTAGGGCTTAAGAGTCACGGGGAcggattgaaaaatgtcaGACTATATCAAAATGGTATTAGACCAAAAGGTGTCTCAACGTTGATCCAATACGGATTGAGGTTCAATAAAAATCTTAAAGTCTTGGATTTCCAAGATAATACATTCACCAAGACTGCATCCTCTTTCTTGGCTAAAAATCTACcaatttggaaattatCTTTAATCGAACTAAATTTGAACGAttgtcttttgaaaaaggatGGCTGTGATGAGGTCTTTAAAGTATTTCAGAATGATAAATTTGTAAACCTGGAAATTCTAAAATTAGAATATAACGAAATGGTTCAAGAGACTGTAGAATCATCGTTATTGCCAGCGCTAGAAAACGGGAATCTgccaaatttgaaaattttagaagTGAACGGTAATAGATTGGAGGAGGATTCTGAGGCTTTGGACACTCTACAGGGGCTATTTACGGAATTAGAACTAGATGATTTGGAAGAGTTAGAtagtgaagatgaagatgaagatgaagatgaagaggaggaagacGAAGCTGAGAAAttcgaagaaattgaaaccGAGGTCTTGGAAAAGAACCTTTTGGAGTTAAGTATAAATGATTTGGCTgataatttatcaaaaactCATATCTAA
- the MUM3 gene encoding Mum3p (similar to Saccharomyces cerevisiae MUM3 (YOR298W); ancestral locus Anc_8.768): MAVRDSVETNFFGSIHNIQKTWEVYDWICVSLRIAILCSYIISQSVISCCQRFLKFSVQNHLMNILLKINQTLCNCVPFFGKHLQQVLPKAISFISERVLPGLEKLSQVVQLCFQLHVVEMTLKDKKNVQIFVTAESDDLNLYDENNRVMTTLLISNHRSINDYVLINYLLQHSGYNSISFANKREILKNFWSTGELSFPRLKFLTWGKVVNFPHLSLIKNILIKDENSFVMPKEIKQHLSKDGNEVVTIFPEVNILTTELSIVQRKLNQDYSFVAKFYNVLYPRFKSFISVVRCFGNINRVKTKHHSSVFDNAKKILNNGVDKFVIKASSQSENTVEQDFAQASMVLGLQNSYGGEIKEEPSKCNNGKQEKAVPKELIRVNRNLFDFTIVYYKPKCTNTKFDHDHLNGQFKLHNGYQLEQVNPSFFEMLQPEKVSIEENPTYTTTKPPIVIMIHIKKHELGPLLPAKGRNLEKWLENQWSQKDKLIDCIENGISIR, encoded by the coding sequence ATGGCAGTGAGAGACAGTGTGGagaccaatttttttggatcgATTCataatattcaaaaaacatGGGAGGTGTATGATTGGATTTGTGTCTCTCTCCGAATAGCTATTTTATGCTCTTACATCATTTCACAAAGTGTCATATCATGTTGCCAAAGATTCCTGAAGTTTTCGGTTCAGAATCACTTGAtgaatattcttttgaaaataaaccAGACTTTGTGCAACTGTGTACCTTTTTTTGGCAAACATCTTCAACAAGTGTTACCCAAAgcaatttcatttatttcaGAGAGGGTTTTACCTGGATTAGAGAAATTGTCACAAGTTGTTCAATTATGTTTTCAGTTGCATGTCGTGGAAATGACACTCAAGGATAAGAAAAACgtgcaaatttttgttaCTGCTGAAAGTGATGACCTGAATCTTTATGATGAGAACAATAGAGTGATGACAACTCTACTAATATCTAACCATAGGTCCATAAATGATTATGTGCTGATAAATTACTTACTGCAGCATAGCGGCTATAATTCAATAAGCTTTGCaaataaaagagaaattctcaaaaacttttggagCACTGGTGAACTATCATTCCCcagattgaaatttctgacATGGGGTAAAGTTGTTAACTTTCCACATCTTTCATTaattaaaaatatactGATCAAAGACGAAAACAGTTTTGTAAtgccaaaagaaataaaacagCACCTTTCTAAGGATGGCAATGAAGTTGTAACAATATTTCCAGAGGTCAATATTCTGACGACAGAATTGAGCATTGTTCAGAGAAAATTGAACCAAGATTACTCATTTGTAGCTAAATTTTACAATGTACTTTACCCAAGGTTCAAGAGTTTTATAAGTGTTGTAAGATGTTTTGGCAATATAAACAGGGTTAAAACGAAACATCATTCGAGCGTCTTTGATAatgccaaaaaaattctgaataACGGtgttgataaatttgttATCAAAGCCAGTTCTCAAAGTGAAAATACTGTTGAACAAGATTTTGCACAAGCTTCAATGGTATTAGGGCTTCAAAATAGTTATGGTGGAGAGATCAAAGAAGAACCGTCAAAGTGCAACAATGggaaacaagaaaaagcagTACCAAAAGAATTAATAAGAGTCAACAGGAATTTGTTTGATTTCACAATTGTTTACTACAAGCCAAAGTGCACAAATACCAAATTTGATCATGATCATCTTAACGGTCAATTTAAATTACATAATGGCTATCAATTAGAACAAGTAAatccatcattttttgagatGCTGCAACCGGAAAAGGTTTCAATTGAGGAAAATCCAACCTACACAACGACTAAACCTCCTATCGTTATAATGATTCACataaaaaaacatgagTTGGGGCCTCTATTACCAGCCAAGGGAAGAAATCTAGAAAAATGGTTAGAGAATCAATGGTCTCAAAAGGATAAATTAATTGATTGCATAGAAAATGGAATTTCCATCAGATGA
- the TIM18 gene encoding Tim18p (similar to Saccharomyces cerevisiae TIM18 (YOR297C); ancestral locus Anc_8.767), whose amino-acid sequence MLLLGLGKSFSSGRLGSQSAPKILNVGRTLLNRNLSLKPDLSKFKLNSPPPGGVVGTSNDAFKPPEPDYFHGSYHWYYERITAASLIPLTSIPLYITLTGGVVPPLLDAALGVVLLLHVNQGLTSCIIDYIPKRKFGIWHDLARYLLFGGSGLGLYGIYDLETSNNGIVDLLTKILKEDESNLYIFGRN is encoded by the coding sequence ATGCTTCTACTAGGTTTGGGAAAGTCTTTCTCAAGTGGTCGATTGGGATCTCAGAGCGCTCCAAAGATCCTAAATGTGGGACGAACTCTGCTGAATAGAAATCTGTCGCTGAAGCCCGACCTTTCGAAATTCAAGCTAAATTCACCACCACCTGGTGGAGTAGTGGGTACTTCAAATGATGCCTTCAAGCCGCCTGAACCTGACTACTTCCACGGGTCCTATCACTGGTATTATGAGCGCATAACAGCCGCTTCTTTGATTCCCTTGACTTCAATACCATTATATATTACGCTGACCGGGGGAGTGGTACCCCCATTATTGGATGCTGCTTTGGGTGTAGTATTGCTACTACATGTTAATCAGGGCCTTACAAGTTGCATAATAGACTACATTCCCAAGAGAAAATTTGGCATATGGCATGATTTGGCACGTTATTTGTTGTTTGGTGGTTCGGGCCTTGGACTTTACGGAATATATGACCTTGAAACTAGTAATAATGGGATTGTAGATCTCTTGActaaaattttgaaagaggaCGAATCAAACTTGTACATTTTTGGGCGCAATTGA
- the RNH1 gene encoding RNA-DNA hybrid ribonuclease (similar to Saccharomyces cerevisiae RNH1 (YMR234W); ancestral locus Anc_8.766) yields MKTGFISSLLSESGYSLFTKHIEVHSVFRVIKMAGKKGGYYAVQKGRNTGVYSSWEECKAQVSGFSGACYKRFDTLAESQAFASNNSGYSGYSGYSRGSSDSGNSENYNDSSTSIEYSRPTRHHNPSYSFNYPTFDSYYSSVSPSYTKFVSKSTPKINANSKTKNYYSVRSSSKESSSQIFDNWNDCQQYVKGRKGISFKKFDNQEDAINFMNGSSNPDVNYRYIGVSAEQFGSQYKIPKKSVKYDKISTVYCDGSALANGTSSSRAGYGVYFKDEEGYNISEPLRQGTQTNNRAELQAVSSCLDTIWENLTEREDKRNYEIKTDSEYVAKLLNDRYTSLTPSEQSSMPNRDIALDLIKKFAKVKEFYEINKDQFENKGEFKIQWVKGHAGEEGNEKADQLARAGALKL; encoded by the coding sequence ATGAAAACTGGGTTTATATCTAGTCTTTTAAGTGAATCAGGATACTCGCTCTTTACAAAACACATTGAGGTACATTCCGTATTTAGAGTCATCAAGATGGCAGGGAAGAAAGGTGGATATTATGCTGTGCAAAAGGGCAGAAATACTGGTGTGTACTCAAGTTGGGAGGAGTGCAAGGCACAGGTCAGTGGTTTTTCGGGAGCATGTTACAAACGATTCGACACCTTAGCTGAATCACAGGCATTTGCCTCTAACAATTCTGGTTATTCAGGTTATTCCGGTTATTCTCGCGGTTCTAGTGATTCAGGCAATTCAGAAAACTATAATGATTCTTCGACTTCGATAGAATATTCCAGACCAACACGTCACCACAACCCGAGCTATAGTTTTAACTATCCTACCTTTGATAGTTATTATTCATCTGTTTCTCCATCTTATACTAAATTCGTGAGCAAGTCCACACCAAAGATTAatgcaaattcaaaaacaaagaactACTATTCGGTAAGGAGTAGTAGTAAAGAGTCTTCCAGCCAGATTTTCGACAATTGGAATGACTGTCAGCAATATGTTAAAGGCAGAAAAGGTATATcctttaaaaaatttgataatcaGGAAGACGCCATTAACTTTATGAATGGCTCTTCAAATCCGGATGTTAACTATCGGTATATTGGAGTCTCTGCAGAACAGTTCGGTTCTCAATACAAGATCCCGAAAAAATCTGTAAAATATGATAAAATATCTACAGTTTACTGCGATGGATCGGCGCTGGCTAACGGTACCTCAAGTTCCCGCGCTGGGTACGGTGTctatttcaaagatgaagaaggcTACAACATATCAGAACCGTTACGACAAGGGACCCAGACTAATAATAGAGCTGAACTACAAGCTGTTTCAAGCTGTTTGGATACCATCTGGGAAAACTTGACGGAAAGAGAGGACAAAAGAAACTatgaaatcaaaacagATTCTGAATATGTTGCTAAATTACTAAACGATAGATACACATCTTTAACGCCGTCAGAACAGTCATCCATGCCGAACAGAGATATTGCTCTCGATTtaatcaagaaatttgcCAAGGTGAAGGAGTTTTATGAAATAAATAAagatcaatttgaaaacaagGGAGAGTTCAAGATCCAGTGGGTCAAGGGGCATGCTGGTGAAGAAGGCAATGAAAAAGCTGATCAGTTGGCAAGAGCAGGTGCGCTCAAGCTTTAG
- a CDS encoding uncharacterized protein (similar to Saccharomyces cerevisiae YOR296W; ancestral locus Anc_8.765): MRRIASGSSYSTSESLLTVPTVLQAYGTTVSSSELYLYTLRLLVLEYINEPRFQEKYVRETVPATSVKEVSKSERRSRRVSWFSSGTAPVKGPTEVEILQNILPKLEKYLSKVAVGKVKLLNDKLRRSYLKFYNDVFLNPTMTQTLKSMQRFEELIVHFTKAANGELNKLIVDNIQKELYTEISCFINILIELGSASITGSLKIKLEQYKDSVKPRKTSLKKITSELSIEPSKLENTVNVTLRPTFRLNEVTHSSYFMELFQVDEVQLQQDIITAMKVSQNHVYCEELLALRRRVANDTGQFSVQDFSSEKYYENWKTYEMSEIAVLLDKFNDKGKSAVKYENLQNIIPKNSRDMFTALLVKIFRKESVNSIDSLGLSQTGLFFLTKASKYWRVDYHSTLGSLSYTAANLSILDDEELNPKLTENLFSFINTRILRFEDNSNVAAWNDIDQRMWLVNLFHTSEQCINSINNLLTAIYTSTKPKFSPVLSFYYTYVETDPSMILFKKRSAYSNTRPLRRLRKTIFETSERYYISLLEGVPKDNTIEIQHIQNVAELIIEQIKSIQKRYSKPLLDNINLSFECATVLIEALASDAPTMIKRAEKYNEAKRGEAIPPVDALEAYSVFKEVHDIYSQVKPGAAFPFKLESLFSRYLNDLCGEVCSRIPRVIESSIQNESWLSVNSETNFSSSVVDIFKMINESIAMFRKLQWEDKYENAKVITLLLKAFSDGIHTYATNSLAILEKDLLHDSSEMNINGEENKENVNDGRFSSEILRNWSFTDMKNAFRSSSVVMAPKPYQFKKRTCVILNNLEAMIQKINDLDEQLKAEQLSEVIVHNERKMRGKKASFTNSKQTLHQIYTVRVIGAENIKGFSNDGLSNAFVSLVDTKKRSEIGKTKTVAKSINPVWDEEFEIEIPVEKSRSIALTVWHRPRGKLHQLSNYDICGNCSLLLDHRKFTDDGFPNEVMLLLGTQGRLLLEVSLESEKMDPLFCIGRAYRTLTRTRDRAIELVINKFVTFIDYAFSRATLRAVCGNYGTTPAPKDVIYDAIVPLFDYLNSNLSVIASTLSQTLLFKVMLKGWSYILGAADSLLLPQLTMAKYKRLSGTKSRWENAVSSALGNAYTVSGYGRALTQLEIETIFVWVNALCIDFFHNHGEGPPLSDLKNKHYQTILLIPAFFDKSISELKREVDTLSPDYAKYLNQVTITNSSSRKFSVKLSTLARNKTIMANASKKRRSKIRQQVEELESGQLERNAEILDVLLRTLIAKGEMDYVHKHLTTREKVRKKVATEKLVKAAVDGQKNHRTH, translated from the coding sequence ATGCGACGCATAGCTTCAGGATCGTCATATTCTACTTCTGAGAGTTTGCTAACGGTGCCCACTGTGTTGCAGGCATACGGTACCACAGTAAGCTCTTCAGAATTGTATCTGTATACATTAAGGCTGCTGGTGCTGGAATATATCAATGAGccaagatttcaagaaaaatatgtcagAGAAACAGTACCCGCAACATCAGTAAAAGAGGTTTCAAAGAGTGAAAGGCGTAGCAGGCGTGTTTCGTGGTTTTCCAGTGGCACCGCCCCTGTTAAAGGTCCAACTGAGGTCGAAATTCTACAGAATATCCTTCCTaaactggaaaaatacCTAAGCAAAGTTGCAGTCGGGAAAGTTAAGCTATTGAATGACAAGCTTCGAAGAAgttatttgaaattttataATGACGTGTTTTTAAATCCTACAATGACGCAAACCCTGAAGTCTATGcaaagatttgaagagcTTATAGTGCATTTTACAAAGGCGGCCAACGGTGAACTGAACAAGTTGATTGTTGATAACATCCAAAAAGAATTATACACGGAAATTTCGtgtttcatcaatataTTGATAGAATTAGGTTCAGCCAGTATCACAGGAAGCTTGAAAATCAAACTAGAGCAATATAAGGATTCTGTTAAGCCTAGAAAAACATCGCTGAAAAAGATAACCTCAGAACTCTCTATAGAGCCGTCCAAATTAGAAAATACCGTAAACGTAACCCTTAGACCAACCTTCAGATTGAACGAAGTTACACACTCCTCGTATTTTATGGAATTGTTTCAAGTTGACGAAGTTCAATTGCAACAAGATATAATAACTGCTATGAAGGTATCTCAAAACCATGTGTACTGTGAGGAATTACTGGCTCTGAGAAGAAGAGTAGCGAACGATACAGGACAGTTTTCAGTACAGGATTTCTCTTCTGAAAAGTATTACGAAAACTGGAAAACTTATGAAATGAGTGAAATAGCGGTCTTGCTagataaattcaatgaCAAAGGGAAGTCTGCCGTTAAGTATGAAAATCTCCAAAATATCATACCCAAGAACTCTAGAGATATGTTCACAGCACTTCTAGTCAAAATTTTTAGAAAAGAGTCAGTGAACAGTATTGATTCTCTGGGACTATCACAAACTGGGTTATTTTTCCTTACAAAGGCCTCGAAATATTGGCGAGTTGACTATCATTCCACACTTGGCTCTTTGTCATATACTGCAGCAAACTTAAGCATTCTTGATGACGAGGAACTGAACCCAAAGCTTACAGAAAATCTATTTAGCTTTATTAACACCAGAATTCTTCGATTCGAGGATAATTCGAATGTAGCAGCCTGGAATGATATAGATCAAAGAATGTGGCTGGTGAATCTATTTCATACATCAGAACAATGCATCAACTCTATTAACAATCTGTTGACAGCCATATACACCAGCACgaaaccaaaattttctccTGTATTATCATTCTACTATACTTACGTCGAGACAGACCCCTCAATgattttattcaaaaagcGTTCTGCTTACAGCAATACCAGACCACTAAGGAGACTTCGTaaaacaatatttgaaacaagCGAGCGCTACTATATATCCTTATTGGAAGGAGTACCGAAAGATAACACGATTGAAATACAGCATATTCAAAACGTTGCTGAACTAATAATTGAGCAAATTAAAAGTATACAAAAAAGGTATAGCAAACCACTTTTAGATAATATTAATTTATCATTCGAATGTGCTACAGTACTGATCGAAGCATTAGCGTCGGACGCACCGACTATGATCAAACGggctgaaaaatacaatgaaGCTAAAAGAGGCGAGGCTATTCCACCGGTTGATGCCTTAGAGGCCTATTCGGTTTTCAAAGAGGTGCATGATATATATTCACAGGTGAAACCTGGAGCAGCGTTCCCCTTTAAGTTGGAAAGCTTGTTCTCACGATATTTGAATGACCTTTGTGGCGAGGTGTGTTCCAGGATACCCAGAGTCATTGAATCAAgtattcaaaatgaaagcTGGTTGTCTGTTAATTCGGAAACCAATTTCAGCTCTTCCGTCGTGGATATATTTAAGATGATAAACGAGTCGATAGCAATGTTTCGGAAGCTACAATGGGAAGATAAGTATGAAAACGCTAAGGTAATAACGCTTCTCTTAAAAGCATTTTCAGACGGTATTCATACCTATGCAACAAATTCATTAGCCATccttgaaaaagatttgttACATGATTCCTCCGAAATGAATATAAatggagaagaaaataaggAAAATGTCAACGATGGTAGATTTTCTTCCGAAATATTACGTAATTGGTCGTTTACAGACatgaaaaatgcatttCGATCATCATCCGTCGTCATGGCACCAAAACCATATCAGTTTAAAAAACGCACATGTGTTATCTTGAATAATCTAGAGGCCAtgatccaaaaaataaatgacTTGGACGAGCAACTAAAAGCTGAGCAATTATCCGAAGTGATAGTTCATAATGAACGAAAAATGCGAGGTAAAAAGGCAAGTTTCACTAATTCAAAGCAAACATTACATCAAATTTACACCGTACGTGTTATTGGTGCGGAAAATATCAAAGGTTTTAGTAACGATGGACTATCAAACGCTTTTGTATCACTGGTGGATACAAAAAAACGGAGTGAAATTGGTAAGACTAAAACGGTTGCCAAATCGATTAACCCTGTATGGGATGAAGAGTTTGAGATAGAGATCcctgttgaaaaatcacGTTCGATTGCTCTGACCGTATGGCATAGGCCACGAGGAAAATTACATCAACTAAGTAACTATGATATTTGTGGTAACTGCTCTCTTTTGTTAGACCACAGAAAATTCACAGATGACGGGTTTCCTAACGAGGTTATGCTATTATTAGGTACACAGGGAAGGCTACTTCTGGAAGTTTCACTCGAGAGTGAGAAAATGGATCCGTTATTTTGCATTGGCAGAGCTTACAGAACGCtaacaagaacaagagaTAGGGCAATAGAACTAGTTATCAACAAATTCGTAACTTTTATCGACTATGCTTTTTCCAGAGCAACATTAAGAGCGGTTTGTGGTAATTATGGCACTACACCAGCCCCAAAGGATGTTATTTACGATGCCATTGTTCCTCTGTTCGACTATCTAAATTCTAATCTGAGTGTCATAGCTTCCACTTTGTCTCAAACATtgcttttcaaagtcatGTTGAAAGGATGGTCATATATTTTAGGGGCCGCGGATTCCTTACTTTTGCCACAACTTACCATGGCCAAATATAAAAGGCTTTCCGGAACTAAATCTCGTTGGGAGAATGCTGTTTCGTCTGCACTTGGCAATGCTTATACAGTTTCCGGGTATGGAAGAGCATTGACTCAACTAGAAATTGAGACAATATTCGTTTGGGTAAACGCACTATGCATCGATTTTTTCCACAATCACGGTGAAGGTCCTCCGCTGagtgatttgaaaaataaacatTACCAAACGATTCTACTAATACCTGCCTTTTTTGACAAAAGCATCTCCgagttgaaaagagaggTCGACACCTTGTCTCCAGATTACGCAAAATATCTGAATCAGGTAACCATCACGAATTCGAGCAGCAGAAAGTTCAGTGTGAAATTGTCCACATTGGcaagaaacaagacaattaTGGCcaatgcttcaaaaaagaggagATCAAAGATTCGCCAACAAGTAGAAGAACTGGAAAGTGGTCAACTAGAAAGAAATGCGGAAATTTTGGACGTTCTTTTGAGAACCTTGATTGCTAAAGGGGAGATGGATTACGTTCACAAGCACCTAACCACGAGAGAGAAGGTAAGAAAGAAAGTAGCCACAGAAAAATTAGTCAAAGCCGCCGTAGACggtcaaaaaaatcacagAACTCATTAA